The Pelecanus crispus isolate bPelCri1 chromosome 7, bPelCri1.pri, whole genome shotgun sequence genome includes a window with the following:
- the DUSP7 gene encoding dual specificity protein phosphatase 7 has product MKTQVWGSSPRAPMAAAMPCKSAEWLQEELESGGGRSLLLLDCRPHELFESSHIETAINLAIPGLMLRRLKKGNLPIRSIIPNHEDKERFVKRCKADTVLLYDEATADWQDGGAATSVLGLLLQKLRDDGCKAYYLKGGFNKFQTEYSEHCETNLDSSSPSNSPPASVLGLGGLRISSDCSDGESDREPSSATESDGSPIPNNQPAFPVQILPYLYLGCAKDSTNLDVLGKYGIKYILNVTPNLPNMFEHDGEFKYKQIPISDHWSQNLSQFFPEAIAFIDEARSKKCGILVHCLAGISRSVTVTVAYLMQKLNLSLNDAYDFVKRKKSNISPNFNFMGQLLDFERTLGLNSPCDNRSPSEQLYFTTPTNHNLFQLNTLEST; this is encoded by the exons ATGAAAACGCAGGTCTGGGGGAGCTCCCCGCGGGCGCCCATGGCTGCGGCGATGCCGTGCAAGAGCGCGGagtggctgcaggaggagctggagtcGGGCGGCGGCcgctcgctgctgctgctcgaCTGCCGCCCCCACGAGCTCTTCGAGAGCTCGCACATCGAGACGGCCATCAACCTGGCCATCCCCGGGCTCATGCTCCGCCGCCTCAAGAAGGGCAACCTGCCCATCCGCTCCATCATCCCCAACCACGAGGACAAGGAGCGCTTCGTCAAGCGCTGCAAGGCCGACACCGTGCTGCTCTACGACGAGGCCACCGCCGACTGGCAGGACGGCGGCGCCGCCACCTCcgtcctggggctcctgctccAGAAGCTGCGCGATGACGGCTGCAAAGCCTACTACCTGAAAG gTGGCTTTAACAAGTTTCAGACTGAATATTCAGAGCACTGCGAGACGAACCTTGACAGCTCCTCGCCCAGCAACTCTCCCCCGGCATCGGTCCTTGGCCTGGGAGGGCTGCGGATAAGCTCCGACTGCTCGGATGGCGAATCTGACAGGGAACCCAGCAGTGCCACGGAGTCAGACGGGAGCCCCATCCCTAACAATCAGCCTGCCTTTCCAGTTCAGATCCTACCTTACCTGTACCTGGGCTGTGCCAAAGATTCGACCAACTTGGACGTCCTGGGCAAATACGGCATTAAATACATCCTGAATGTGACTCCCAACCTGCCAAACATGTTTGAGCACGATGGAGAGTTCAAGTACAAGCAGATCCCCATCTCAGATCACTGGAGCCAGAACCTCTCGCAGTTCTTTCCCGAGGCCATTGCTTTCATTG ATGAGGCCCGTTCCAAGAAGTGTGGGATCCTTGTTCACTGCCTCGCTGGCATCAGCCGGTCTGTAACAGTCACTGTTGCCTACTTGATGCAAAAACTCAACTTGTCCCTGAACGATGCCTATGActttgtgaaaaggaaaaaatccaacaTTTCCCCAAACTTCAACTTCATGGGCCAGCTCCTGGACTTTGAGAGGACTCTGGGACTCAACAGCCCTTGTGACAACCGCTCGCCCAGTGAACAGCTCTACTTCACCACCCCCACCAACCACAACCTGTTTCAGCTGAACACTCTGGAATCCACATGA